In the Desulfuromonas sp. DDH964 genome, AGGTCGGTATCGACGAGGCGCGCGGCAACCAGTTGCCGGAGGATAAGCTGAACACCATCGAATCGCTGGTCGGGGGGCCGTCCAGGGTCGGCATGGTGGGCGACGGCATCAACGACGCGCCGGCTCTGGCGCGCGCCGATATCGGCTTTGCCATGGGCGCCGCCGGCACCGACACCGCCATCGAAACCGCCGACGTGGCGCTGATGGACGATGATCTGCGCAAGCTGCCGACCTTTTTGCGCCTGTCGCGCACCACCGCAGCCATCCTCACTCAGAACATCGTCCTTGCGCTGGGGATCAAGGCGGTGTTCATCGCCCTGACCTTCACCGGCCAGGCGACCATGTGGATGGCGGTATTCGCCGATATGGGCGCGAGCCTGCTGGTGGTGTTCAACGGCCTGCGGTTGCTGCGCAGATGAGCGTGCCGGCGACCTCCATCTGTTTGCCTCACTGTCAGTCAGAGGATACGTCCTTGGAAGCGGAGAATTACGATGTCTGTTGATAGCGCTCGCGCGAGTGCTGCCGCCATTGCCTGGCGCTGGTGGGCCCTGGCGATCAGCGTGGCGGCGGCCGATCAGGTCACCAAGCTCGCCGTTTCGACGCTGATGGACTACGGCCAAAGCATTCCCCTGACCGGATTTTTCAACCTGGTGCATGTCTGGAACACCGGCGCGGCGTTCAGTTTTCTGGCCGATGCCGGCGGCTGGCAACGCTACTTCTTTATCGTGATAACCCTCGGCGTGTCGTTCGTTCTAATCATCCTGCTGCGCAAATCGCGACCCAGGGCCGAGGCGCTCGGCTACAGCCTGATTCTGGGCGGTGCGCTCGGCAACGGCTTCGACCGTGTCGTGCGTGGTTATGTCGTCGACTCCCTGGACTTTTACTGGCGGAGCTGGCATTGGCCGGCGTTCAACCTTGCCGATTGCAGCATCACGCTCGGCGTACTCTGCCTGTTATGGAGTGCATATCGCACTCCCGCCGAACAGCAATCACCAGAACCATGAAATCTGACCTCAGAAGAAAGGAGATGATCTATGTCACGTCTATTTACTGTCGGACTCATCCTGCTTGCGGGCCTACTGGCCGGTAACGCCTGGGCGGCGCCCAAACTTGTGGTTGAGCAACCGGCCTTCGATTTCGGGGAGGCTCCCCAGGGAGAGACGGTTCGTCACACCTTCAGTTTCAGCAACAGGGGCGATGAACCGCTGAACATCGAAAAAGTGAAAAGTTCCTGCGGCTGCACCGCTGCGCTGTTGTCAGCCAAGACGCTGGCTCCGGGCGAGAGCGGCGAACTCCAGGCGAATTTTGACAGCACCCGTTTCCGCGGTGCGGTGACCAAGACCATTTCCCTCTATAGCAACGACCCGACTCAGCCGGTCACGCAACTGAAAGTCAAAGGGATCGTCAGGGAGACGCTTTCGGTGGTGCCGAACCGGATCAACCTGGGGGCGGTCACAACGGGGAAAACCGCAGTTGCCCAAGCGACCCTGAAGAACCAATCCGATGGCGATCTGCGCCTGGAGAACGTGCAGACCAGTTCTCCCGATCTGGTGGTGAAGCTGTCTGAAGGAACGTTGCCCGCAGGGCAGAGTACAGTCATGGAAATCCAGCTGATCTCAAGGCCCGGCCAGAACCGTTTCAGTGGGTATGTCGTCATTCCAGCCCAAGACGCGCTTAAATCCGATCTGCGCATTCCCGTCCAGGCCAGCATCCAGCGGCAGACTGACTAAGGAGCCTGACCATGGCGACCGGCACCGACCTGACCTTCTGGATCGCGTTTTCCGCAGGGGCGCTCTCGTTTTCATCCCCTTGCGTGCTGCCGCTGATCCCTTCTTACGTTACCTACATTACCGGACTGACCTTCGGCCAGCTCCAGGAAGCCCACCCCGGCGCCAGGACGCGATTGACCGTCCTGTACCATACCCTCGCCTTCATCCTGGGTTTTTCCGTCGTCTTCGTCGCTTTGGGCGCGCTCGCCGGGCTGGCCTCCCACGCCTTTCAGCAGCACTTCCGCGAGGGCCTCGGATGGGTGCAGAAAGGCGGCGGGATCCTTATTTTCCTGTTTGGCGTTCATATGAGTGGCCTGTTCCACTTCGGCGTCCTGCTCGGGGAAAAGCGGGTCAAGATTCCCAACAAGCCCAAGGGGTTTGTGGGAACCTTCCTGGTCGGGGTGGCCTTTGCCGCGGGCTGGACCCCCTGTATCGGTCCGATCCTGGGCGCCATTCTGGCCTTGGCCGCCGGAACCAGCGGCAGCGTCGGGCAGGGAGTGGTTCTGCTGAGTGTCTATTCGGCGGGACTGGGCATCCCTTTCCTGGTTTCCGCCATGCTCTTTCACGGCTTTCTCTCTGCTTTCAAACGATTTCGTAAACATATCCGGCTGGTGGAGATCGCCACCGGCGTCATGCTGATGGTGGTCGGAGCGATGCTCTTTCTGGACTTTTACGGAAAGCTGACGGGCTACCTCTATCGCTGGCTTCCGGCCACCGGCTGAGGAAGATCAGGGACATGAGAAAATTCGTTTTACCGTGGAAACTTGCAGGCCTGGTTCTTCTCCTCTTTTTCCCGGCCTCCTGCACCGCCACTGCCCCCGGCAGCTCTTCCCCCGTGACGGGGACGGTGTCCGGCGATCTCCGCTGGCACGGGACGGTTTTCGTCGACGGGGACGTGGTGATCGACGAGGCGGCGCGGCTGATCATCGAGCCCGGTACCGAAGTAATTTTTCTTCCGCCCGCACCGGGGCAGGATCTGTTCACCGAACGCCCCAACTTTCCCGGCAGCGAGTTGATCGTTCAGGGGACCCTTGTCGCCGAAGGGACGGTTGAGGAACCCATCACCTTCCGCTTCGTCGATCCGGCTGCGCCCGGCGGCAGCTGGGGCGGGATCAACCTGCGCGAGAGTCCCGAGACCCGGTTTCGTTACGTCCGCATCACCCAGGCCAACAGCGCCATTCACAGCCACAAGTCCAAAGCTGTCATCGAAGAATCCCGGATAGAAAACAACCTGTTCGGGCTGCGATTCAACGCGACCGAGTTCCTCATCCGAAACAACCTGCTGCGCGGCAACGGCACCGCCATCCGTTTTCATTTCGGCGCTCCGGTGATTCGCAACAATGTCATCACCGACAATGAAAAGGGGATCTTCATCACCTCCTATCCCAGCGATTATTTCATTGAAGGGAACAACATCGCCGGCAACCGCCGCTATGCCGTCGTGCTTGGGGAAGAGGTGCCGGACGATGTGCGGATGGCTGGCAATTACTGGGGAACCGACAACCCCGAAGCGATCGCGGCTTCACTCTTCGACGGGCGCAAGGACGATTATCTGGGCAAGGTCCTCTATGGCCCCTTTGCTGATGCCCCTTTCTCGTCGGCCGGAGCGTCCTGGACGCCGTGAGTTCATGCCCTGGCCAGCCGATCCTGCAAAGCACTCCACAGTGTCATGAAATCGACAATCGAGGCCGGAGGTGATGCAATGAAAATCAACAGGCCGGATCAGGCCAAAATTTTTCTGCTTGCCTGCAGTTTCCTCGGTGGGCTTTATTGCCTGCTGAATGCCGCCGGGGCGGAGCTGTTTTGCGGCACCCGGGGGTGTGAAATCTATGCGGGCTATGGCCTGTTCGGCCTGTCTTTTTACATCTACGGCTTCGCCGGGTTCCTGGGGATTTTTCTTCTGACCCTTTGGTATCCTAGGCGAGGTGCCCATCTGCTGCTGTCGGTTGCCGTCGGACTGGGGCTCTTCTTCGACACCCTGTTTCTCATCTACCAATCCCTCCTCTGGCCCTGCTCCAGTTGCCATGTGGTCGCCTTGCTGATAGGGCTGACGGCGTTCTTCGCCGTGTTCGGTCTGGAAGTTCCGGGCCGGAAGCTTCTGATCGGAATCGGACTGGTCTGGTCGGTGTTTTTCCTTTTCGTCGGTCTTGCGGTGATCAAGGAAGTCGCCTTTGCGCCCTGGCCGATCTACGGTTCCGCCGAGGCGCCAGTCAAGGTCTATTTTTCTCCGACCTGTCCAGCCTGCGAGGAGGCCGCCCGGAAAATTCTCAATGATCCACAGGCCTCAACCGAGACGGCCTTCTACCCCATCGCCAAAAACACCTCGGATGAAGCCAGGCTTGCCAGGCTTCTCCGGCAACCGGGCGAGACGCGCGATGGCGAAGCGATACTCGGGCTTTTCGCAAAGGAGCCGGACCAACCGGCGACTCTCGGCGCCAGGGAGAAGTTTCTCCTGTTCTGCAACAAAATGGCCCTGGCCAGAAGCGACGCGACCAGAGTCCCCCTGATCGTTTCCCCGGGCATCATGGAAATCGACAGCTTAGATGATGGCCTCTCCCTGCCGGTAGAAAATCTTTGGGGCAGTCCGGTGGGAACGACGACCGACGCTGGCTGCTCGGCCTTTACGGATGATGACGATTGTGAAGAATGATCAGCGCTTATCCCCATCGAAATCCAATGACTATCGCAAATTTTACAACTCGACAGGATATGGAGGAGAATAATGCGGATTACTGTTTATCTTTTGGTCGGTCTTTTTCTGTTCGTTTCGCCGGCCGTTGCATTCAAACAGTTGAGCTCAGAAAAGGCAGATTGTCGCAGCTGCCATACGTTAACCAAGGCCGAGGCGAAAGAGATTTTTACCGGTTTTCAAGGTGAATTGTTGTCTGTAGAACAGGCTGAAATGCCCGGGTTCTGGGAAATCGGTATGAAAATAAAGAATCAGAATGTGCCGCTATATCTGGACTACTCCAAGTCCTACCTGGTCAGTGGCACCATCATACGGCTGAAAGACAGGAAGAACCTGACCGAAGAAAGCTACCGAAAACTCAACCCGGTTGATCTGTCTCGCATCCCGACCGATGATGCCTTACTTCTCGGCAACCCGGCGGCGGCAAAGAAGATCATCGTCTTCACCGACCCCCACTGCCCCTACTGCGTCAAGCTGCACGAGGTTATGAAAGAGGCCGTGGCAAAACGCTCCGACCTGTTGTTTCAGATCAAATTAATGCCGATCAAGCCGAGTTCGAAAAAAGTTGCGGAAACAATCGCCTGCAACGAGTCGATGGAGCAACTCGAAGCCGCCTTTGCCAAGCAAGAGATCCCGGAAGCAAGCTGCGAAAGCAAGGTCATCGAACAAAACCTGGCCGTCGCAAAATCCCTTGGTATCCGCAGTACCCCGACCCTGATTCTGCCGAATGGACAGATCGCTCCTGGTTATAAACCGCTGGATGCACTGCTCGAAATAATTGATCAGGCGGTTGTGAGTCATTGAGCAGCGTGGCCGTTGTTAGCTGCTTCGATCATCCATGAAAAGATCCGATTTAGATATCGCAACTCTTCATGGCGAAAAATACTTAAACAGTGAAAGTAGAGAGGTTAGTTATGCGTTATTTGGTCTTGATTGTCTTGCTCGTGTTGGTAGGCGGTGGAGCCTATATTTATTTCAACCTTCCTTCAACGACGGAGGTGGTTGCAACGGCAGTGGTTTCCGGCGATGTCGCCCCTGACTTTCAGCTCGAAGACACCAAAGGCAACAGAGTCAGCCTGTCTGCATTGCGCGGCAAGGTTGTCATGGTGAACTTCTGGGCGACCTGGTGCCCGCCATGCAAGGAAGAGATGCCTTCGATGGAGAAACTCAATCAGATCATCGCGGGTGAAGATTTTGTCATGCTGGCGATCAACACAGAGGAGAATGGCCGATCTGTTGTTCCGGCATTTTTAAAGAATAATCCGCATGATTTCACCGTCCTTTATGACGACAAGGGGACCGTGCAGCAACAATACGGCGTCTACAGGGTCCCCGAGTCCTTCATCATCCGCAAAGACGGCACAGTCGACAAAAAAGTTATTGGCGCCATCGACTGGGCCAGCCCGAAAACGATTGCCTATTTCAAGGGGCTGGTCAAGGGATAACCAATTGCTACCGCAAGCATCGGACGTCACTTACTGGGTAGCGTTTATCGTCGGGATTCTGTCCTTCATTCAGCTTGATGAAGCGAATCCCGATGCCAAGATCCGCCTGACTGTTTTTCTCCACACCATCTGCTTCCAAGAGCCCTTGAAGCATGTCCCGATTTCTGTCTGACCGCACAACCATGGGCGCAGCCCTTTCCGGGCTGTTGCTTGCGCTGGCCTTTCCTCGGATAGACATGGAGAGTCTCGCCTGGTTCGCCCTGGTGCCACTCTTTTTGGTCATGGAAAGGCGGCCGTACCGGAGCGGATTCGTTGCGGGGGCGGTCTTTTTCGGGGTGATCCTCTACTGGCTGAACATCGCCATGACCACTTACGGCCGGATGCATCCGATCTTTTCCTTCGCCGCCTATCTGCTGTTGGTGCTGTATCTGTCCCTTTTCTGGGGCGCCGCCACCTGGGCGGCCTGCCGATTGAAAAACAAACTCGACTACCCGCTGCCACTGACCCTGCCCGTGCTGTGGACGGCTCTGGAGTTTCTGCGCTCGTTTCTTTTCACCGGCTTTCCCTGGGCCACCCTCGGCTATTCCCAACAGAACCATCTGGTCCTCATCCAGTCGGCGGATCTTTTCGGGGTTTACGGGATCAGTTTTCTGCTGGTTCTTTGCAACGCCACCCTGGCTGGTGCTGCTGCGGCTTGCAAAAACGGTAAGAAGCTCTCATCCCCCAGGAGGGCGGTGGCTTGCACGCTGGTTCTTTTTCTTCTGAACTGGGGGTACGGACAGCTGTGCCTTAAAAACAACCCGGAGGCCAGGGAGGATACGATCACCGTGGCTCTGGCCCAGGGCAACATCGATCAGTCCCTCAAATGGAACCCGGCCTACCGAACCGAGACTGTCGACATCTACGAAGAGCTCTCACTGGGCGCAGCACAGAGCAAAGATACGGATCTTGTTATCTGGCCAGAGAGTGCCACGCCCTTTTATTTTCAGAAAGAGAGTCTTCTTACCGAAAAAGTACGGGGCACCGCCCGCGAAACGGGCGCCCATCTCCTCTTTGGCAGTCCGGCCGTTGAACAGGTCGATGGCCGGCA is a window encoding:
- the lspA gene encoding signal peptidase II encodes the protein MSVDSARASAAAIAWRWWALAISVAAADQVTKLAVSTLMDYGQSIPLTGFFNLVHVWNTGAAFSFLADAGGWQRYFFIVITLGVSFVLIILLRKSRPRAEALGYSLILGGALGNGFDRVVRGYVVDSLDFYWRSWHWPAFNLADCSITLGVLCLLWSAYRTPAEQQSPEP
- a CDS encoding DUF1573 domain-containing protein — translated: MSRLFTVGLILLAGLLAGNAWAAPKLVVEQPAFDFGEAPQGETVRHTFSFSNRGDEPLNIEKVKSSCGCTAALLSAKTLAPGESGELQANFDSTRFRGAVTKTISLYSNDPTQPVTQLKVKGIVRETLSVVPNRINLGAVTTGKTAVAQATLKNQSDGDLRLENVQTSSPDLVVKLSEGTLPAGQSTVMEIQLISRPGQNRFSGYVVIPAQDALKSDLRIPVQASIQRQTD
- a CDS encoding cytochrome c biogenesis CcdA family protein; translation: MATGTDLTFWIAFSAGALSFSSPCVLPLIPSYVTYITGLTFGQLQEAHPGARTRLTVLYHTLAFILGFSVVFVALGALAGLASHAFQQHFREGLGWVQKGGGILIFLFGVHMSGLFHFGVLLGEKRVKIPNKPKGFVGTFLVGVAFAAGWTPCIGPILGAILALAAGTSGSVGQGVVLLSVYSAGLGIPFLVSAMLFHGFLSAFKRFRKHIRLVEIATGVMLMVVGAMLFLDFYGKLTGYLYRWLPATG
- a CDS encoding right-handed parallel beta-helix repeat-containing protein, with the translated sequence MRKFVLPWKLAGLVLLLFFPASCTATAPGSSSPVTGTVSGDLRWHGTVFVDGDVVIDEAARLIIEPGTEVIFLPPAPGQDLFTERPNFPGSELIVQGTLVAEGTVEEPITFRFVDPAAPGGSWGGINLRESPETRFRYVRITQANSAIHSHKSKAVIEESRIENNLFGLRFNATEFLIRNNLLRGNGTAIRFHFGAPVIRNNVITDNEKGIFITSYPSDYFIEGNNIAGNRRYAVVLGEEVPDDVRMAGNYWGTDNPEAIAASLFDGRKDDYLGKVLYGPFADAPFSSAGASWTP
- a CDS encoding DsbC family protein, with the translated sequence MRITVYLLVGLFLFVSPAVAFKQLSSEKADCRSCHTLTKAEAKEIFTGFQGELLSVEQAEMPGFWEIGMKIKNQNVPLYLDYSKSYLVSGTIIRLKDRKNLTEESYRKLNPVDLSRIPTDDALLLGNPAAAKKIIVFTDPHCPYCVKLHEVMKEAVAKRSDLLFQIKLMPIKPSSKKVAETIACNESMEQLEAAFAKQEIPEASCESKVIEQNLAVAKSLGIRSTPTLILPNGQIAPGYKPLDALLEIIDQAVVSH
- a CDS encoding TlpA disulfide reductase family protein, which encodes MRYLVLIVLLVLVGGGAYIYFNLPSTTEVVATAVVSGDVAPDFQLEDTKGNRVSLSALRGKVVMVNFWATWCPPCKEEMPSMEKLNQIIAGEDFVMLAINTEENGRSVVPAFLKNNPHDFTVLYDDKGTVQQQYGVYRVPESFIIRKDGTVDKKVIGAIDWASPKTIAYFKGLVKG
- the lnt gene encoding apolipoprotein N-acyltransferase encodes the protein MGAALSGLLLALAFPRIDMESLAWFALVPLFLVMERRPYRSGFVAGAVFFGVILYWLNIAMTTYGRMHPIFSFAAYLLLVLYLSLFWGAATWAACRLKNKLDYPLPLTLPVLWTALEFLRSFLFTGFPWATLGYSQQNHLVLIQSADLFGVYGISFLLVLCNATLAGAAAACKNGKKLSSPRRAVACTLVLFLLNWGYGQLCLKNNPEAREDTITVALAQGNIDQSLKWNPAYRTETVDIYEELSLGAAQSKDTDLVIWPESATPFYFQKESLLTEKVRGTARETGAHLLFGSPAVEQVDGRQRYLNSAFLLSPSGENLGRSDKIHLVPFGEYVPLKSLFPFLDKLVAGIGDFSPGTVNPLSMNDHQIGVLVCFEGIFPELARNYVRKGSDLLVNITNDAWFGRSSAPDQHLAMTRFRAIENRIWVARAANTGISAFITPSGRVQGKTAVFEEAVTAARAGLGAGNSLYTRFGDVFPGLFLTISLFWLVRSRKPFGAG